In the Scylla paramamosain isolate STU-SP2022 chromosome 14, ASM3559412v1, whole genome shotgun sequence genome, one interval contains:
- the LOC135106767 gene encoding pseudouridylate synthase 1 homolog, producing the protein MQRNPGYRTIEDDLLTAMLHADLMTEEGCTCPQMFHFQRAARTDKGVSAARQVVSVKLPEDVPIPDMVVKINQHLCSQIRVMAIRRATKGFNCKSWCDSRTYSYMCPTFAFAPEVEKATEDYRITPEVLDGLRNILKLYEGTHNFHNFTARKKAQDASANRYIMDIDCGQPFERNGLEWLLVKIKGQSFMLHQIRKMVGLAMAISRGLVGPEVIARAWRESRLDVPIAPGLGLVLEEPHYNKYNKRYGSDGIHEPLTWEDEKQKIEEFREENIDSCIIETEIRDKSMLQWLSTLPLHHFSTSEVTLPVLLPYRSSLSAGREASHTSHPTDADTTMMTSVMVGYHNTEELISEVGKRPALWDPLNKKYKNKDKKAEAYLEVCHPIYLDYEEKTTQEKKQIGKELQTHWRSIRDAYIRNSRKLKDES; encoded by the exons ATGCAGAG AAACCCAGGTTACCGTACGATAGAAGATGACCTTTTGACTGCCATGTTACACGCTGACCTAATGACTGAGGAAGGCTGTACCTGTCCTCAGATGTTCCACTTCCAACGTGCAGCTCGTACAGACAAGGGGGTTTCAGCAGCCCGCCAGGTGGTGTCTGTTAAACTCC CTGAAGATGTGCCAATACCAGATATGGTAGTGAAAATCAATCAACATCTCTGCAGTCAGATCCGTGTCATGGCCATTCGACGAGCAACTAAAGGTTTCAACTGCAAATCTTGGTGTGATTCTCGGACCTACTCTTACATGTGTCCAACCTTTGCCTTTGCTCCGGAGGTGGAG AAGGCAACAGAAGACTACCGCATCACTCCTGAAGTATTGGATGGATTAAGAAATATTCTCAAACTTTATGAAGGCACTCATAACTTCCATAATTTTACAGCACGAAA GAAAGCCCAGGATGCTAGTGCCAATCGCTACATCATGGACATTGACTGTGGGCAACCATTTGAGCGAAATGGTCTGGAATGGCTATTGGTAAAGATCAAAG GCCAGAGTTTCATGCTTCACCAAATTCGCAAGATGGTGGGCCTGGCGATGGCCATTAGCCGGGGTCTGGTCGGGCCTGAAGTCATTGCAAGAGCATGGAGGGAGTCCCGCTTGGATGTGCCCATAGCACCAGGTCTTGGCCTTGTACTGGAAGAGCCACATTACAACAAGTACAATAAAAGATATGGGTCAGATGGGATTCATGAG CCCCTTACCTGGGAGGATGAAAAACAGAAGATTGAAGAGTTTCGAGAGGAGAACATAGACTCCTGCATCATTGAAACTGAAATTCGAGACAAGTCCATGCTGCAGTGGCTGTCAACCCTTCCCCTGCACCACTTCAGCACCTCTGAGGTCACTTTGCCG GTCCTGCTGCCATATCGGTCATCACTTTCAGCTGGGCGAGAGGCCAGTCATACATCTCATCCCACAGATGCGGACACAACTATG ATGACTAGTGTGATGGTAGGCTACCACAACACTGAGGAGCTAATTTCAGAAGTTGGAAAGAGACCTGCACTGTGGGATCCTTtgaacaaaaaatacaagaacaaggacaagaaagcagaggCATATTTAGAGGTTTGCCACCCAATCTATCTGGATTATGAAGAGAAAAccacacaagaaaagaaacaaattg GAAAGGAACTGCAAACTCATTGGAGGAGTATTCGTGATGCTTATATAAGGAATTCCAGGAAACTGAAAGATGAAAGTTAA